cccatcccatcccatcccatcccatcccatcccatcccatcccatcatATCTATGCCAGCCCATCTCAACCCATCCCACCATATCCCATACCATCACATCTCATTCTGTCCTACTCCAGTGTATCAACCCCATTCTATGCCAAACCACCCCATGCCACGCCGTGGCCTCCTCTTGGAGCTGGCTCACCTCTCACAGTGCCGGCCGCTCGTGTGGTCGCGGCAGTGCAGGCAGGTGCCCGTCCGGGGATCACACTCCTCGGCATGCCCGTTGCACTGGCAGGGCCGGCAGACAGGGAAGCCCCAGTGGCCGGGCTGGCACTGGTCACACTGCCGGCCCACAGTGCCggcctggcactggcactgcccgCTCACCTTgtcacacagctgggacaccGAGCCCTCTGGGGAGCAGGTGCAGGCtgcaaggcagcacagctcaggtcaGACACATgggtgcagggacacagggatggacagacagacaggcaggGGACCAGTGCCCAGAACATGCTCACTCCATGGGCTGTGGCACAGAAGGGCTCATGTGGACACACAGGTCCACAAGAACATGGGTGGGCAGACAGATGAGAGTGCAGGATAGCACAATGCTCACAGGGAGCTCatctggatggatggatggatggatggatggatggatggatggatggatggatggatggatggatggatggatggatggatgaacTGTGACTGAACCCATGGGCTAaaggacagcagggctgagatgGACACatgggacagacagacaaatgAACAGGCAGCAAAGAGGGTGCTAATggctggacagacagacaggagaGACAGCAATTCCCAGCAGATGAAGATCCCAGTACTCACGGCTGCATCCCAGGGGCCCAAAGCCGAAGCTGCCTGGGGCACAGTGGTCACAGCGTCGGCCAATGACGTGGGGCTTGCACTCACACTGCCCGCCTTGCACCTGGCACTCACTGCTGCGGGAGCCCTGTGGGTCGCACTGGCAGGCTGCGGGAGCAGGACCAGCgtggggccagggctgccttTTCTGCACCTGCCCACACCTGCCCACGCCCTGCCACTGCTGTCCTGCCCAGCATGCCATGGGCATGGGCATATCCTGAACCACTGCCCCAgaagggctgcagccctgcccactCGTCGGtcccatcctgcagctccccactCACGTAGTGCCCCGCCGTGCATCAGGGCTGAGACGCTGCAGACCAGGCGGGCACAGGCCTCAGCCAGGGGGTGAGGGGGGGCCATGCGAAACACCTCCAGGCACTGGTAccgctccagctcctcctggcgcactgctgcctctgccccatGGAACCCTGGCAACTCTGACACCCGTGGCAGGAGCACCAactgagggaagggaagagatggGGCAGGGGGTGCGTAGCTAGCCTCCACTCTGGCACCTACCACTAGGCTGGATTCATGTGCTCCAGGacagttcccagtgctgctggggtcAACTACCCCAGCTCCAtcaacagccccagctccactgACATCCCCAACCCCACTGATATTCCCATATAAATTGCCATCCCCAGAAGCTTCCTTATCCCCTTTCACACTGACATCCCTATGCCAACCCCAACTCTATCTAAATCCCCAGTCTCATTGATATCCCCTTCAACATCTacttccccattcccatccccatcctcatcTCATCCACATCTCCATCCTACCCTATCTCATCTCATCCCATCTCATCCCCATCCTGGCCCCACGTACATCCCCAGAGGGGGGTCACTTCCCACTCCAGCCTCTGgttccctgcccctgcccatgaTCCCACTACTGCCAAGCCTCAGCACAAAGTGCAGTAGGATTCCCCTCACCGAGTCAATGAGGATGAAGGCACCAGGGTGGCGCTGGGTGACACCAGCCCGCTGAAGCCGCATGGTCACCTCATAGGGGGTGCTGGGCTCGAAGCAGAAGGGCCGGGACAGCAGCACGTACCTGTACAGAGTCAGGTGTTgcatgggcacagcagggccatgGAGATAGCAAAAGGACAGCAGCAGAACCCAACCACCTTCCTTgttcccatccccagcccaaCCCATCGCACCTCTGGCTGTGGGGCAGACTCTCGCGGTACATCTGCTCGGAGGGCAGCAGGTTCCCACAGCGAGAGCTGGTGGGCAGCACCCGGGAGCTGACACTGACCACGGCCTCCCAGTCCTCGGCTGACTGTGGCGACAGGCAAGGCAgtgtcagggctgtgctgtgccataCACACCTTGGCCGTGGCTGTGGCCATGCTCACCTCGGGCTCGTAGCGCAGCAGCAGCTCGTAGTCCATGGGGTAGGGCACGTTGTCCACGCGGAATGTCAGGCCAGCCCCGTCCCGCACCCGGGCGAACCCCAAGCCTGTCCACGTCACCATGCGCCCGGCACTGTCCCGCACCACCTCCTCCAcatccagctgggcagggcaccGGCACAGTTTGGCCCTGGCTCTACTCCCAGCCGcttctgccctgcagtgcctcaCTGTGCCCTCTCTTACCACCTCACCTTGGGGGGCTGCTGGCGGCCGCGGCGCGAGGGTacagggggctggggaggacGGAGGGGGCTGTGCTGATGCCGTGAGCGTCCCTTCCGCCCCGCCGGCTCCCTGGTGTCATACTCCAGGCAGTCCTGGGGCACCTCCACCCGAATGGcaccctgcagggatggggtcAGGGGATGGTGGCcatgcacagggacagctgtgcACAAGGATAGCCATGCAGAGGGCATGGTAACAGCCACATGAAGGACAGGTGGCAGCCATGCATTGAGCACAGTGGTAGCTATGCATGGAGCATGGTGCACAGTCACAGCCATGCACAAGCACAGTGACCCCCAAGGAAACTCACCGGGAGCTGAGGGTGGCTGTGGCCATGGCCGGTGGCCTGCTCGGCCTCATAGGTGTAGTAGTCGAGGGGGGCACAGAAGAAGCCGGGTTGTACCTGGTCACATTGCCGCCCCATGATGTGGGGACGGCAGGGACATGCCCCATCCTCCATGGAGCACCTGGGGATGATCATCCTGTCCTTTCATCTGTCCTTCtgtctgtccccatccctccctcccccatgTGTgactcccagccctgtgcccactcttgccccccacccctgcccctccGGGTGCTATGCTGAGCCCCACCGGTTGTTGTAGGCTCCCCCGAAGTCGCAGGCGCAGGGCCGGCATCCCCCCAGGTCGTAGCTCAGACCCCAGAACTCGGGCTGTAGTGAGGAGGGGACATGTAGGGCACGTGTGGGGCCAACACAGTCTTGGGCATTGCCATGGGGTTGGGGACAGTCCCCCACAGGTTGGGGCACTCACCACACATTGGCTGCAGGAACGCCCAGCCACGAAGCGTTTGCAGTAGCAGTCCCCACTGATGGGGTCACATGGGGAACTGCCTGCCACTGTACCCCGCGGGTCACACCTGCATGCTGGCCCCACACATTCACATGTGAGGGAGTGCCAGTGGGACTATAGCCCACATGCTTCTTGgccctccttcccatcccatcttAATCCCTTCCATCCGCATCCCTCCATCaccatccctccatccattcTCATACAACTATCCTACATCCTTCCATCTCCATCCCTCTATCCCCGATCCTTCCATCCTCATCCCTCCATCACCATACCTCtacctccatccctccatcctcatccatccCGTTCCCATTCCTCCATCAACACCTCTTCATTCCCCATCCCTTCAATTTCATCCCTTCCTCCCTACCCCTCCATCatccccccatccccatcccttcTCCCACGCCATCCCAGGCTCCCAGCTCACGCTGACAGCCCTGTGGGTCGCCGTTGCTGAGGCCATAGGTGCCGTGCCGGCAGCGGTCACAGCGGGGGCCGGCCACGTTCTCCTTGCAGCGGCACTGCCCCGCAATCATGCCCAGCGCCACGTCTGTGTGCCCGTCGCAGGCACCTCCATCCAGCGAGCCTGCTGGGTCACAATCACACGCTGCCAAGAGAGAGGATCATCAGTAGTTCTagctgctggcaccaggagctgtgaggctggggcaggtggCACCAGGAGCCATAGGGCTGGGACAAGCCGTGGGGCTGGAGTCCCAGGACACTCACGGGCACAGGCAGTGGGGGACCGGATGTCAGAGCGAGGGTGCCGGTAGTAGAAGGGCTTGCAGAGGTGGCAGTGACGGCCCATGGTGTTGTGCTGGCAGTCATCACATACAGCCCCACTGGTGTTCCCCGTGGCCAGGAACACAGCCATGTCAAAGTGGCACCGCCGTGAGTGCTCGTTGCAgtcacagcctgcagggacagcaccgCTGCATGGCATGTGGCACCACAGCCCACACCTGGCAGGCAGCACCCCAAGTGCCAAACCTCCCCTGCCTGTATTCCCCTTACTCTGATATGCAGCACAACAACTTCAAACTTCCCCAAAGtacagccctggcaccccaaaacccctggcacagcacagcctgacagccctggcactcaCGGCGACAGGCATTGGTGCTGGAGCCCTTGGCCGGGCGCCAGGGCAGGTCGTGGTAGAAATCCTCGCAGCGTTCACAGTTCAGCCCCTGCGTGTGGTGCTCACAGACACAGCGCCCATGGATCTGGGGGGGAGCACCCAGCTCAGTGTGGCTGCCAAGTCCCATGGGGCACAGTGCCATGCGGTGGGTGCATGTGCCTCACCATGCCAGGGACAGAGGGTGTTGGGGCACCCGGTGCTGGGGCACAGTGGGCAGCATGGCCATGGCAGAAGCAGCTCCCACGCAGCACCAGTTCATCCACAGCGTAGTAGTACTTGTGCAGCACCTCCCTCCGTGAGTCCAGCAGGTTGTCCCCCAGAGTGTGCAGCTTGGTGAGGTTCACCCGCAGGTTGGTGACACGAAGCAGGTCTGGGGGCGTGTCACTGTTAGCACCTGCCCTGATGCCAGTCAGCCCTGCATCCCccacatccctggaaacataCCCTGGATATCTGGGCTGTAGGGATCTGCTACGGGGATGGAGGGGTCCAGCACCTTGAAGATGACCTGtaagaaggaaggaatgggTGATCCCATTCCACCCAggcccctggccctgctctgcaccaCCCTATCCCCACGCACCTCCCCATGGCTGGACGGCTCAATCTCAGAGTAGCGCTGGTCACACAGCACCTCATCCACAAGCCCCAGGGGGTGGCTGGGGATTCCAGGGAAGAGCTTGGAGCAGTTGTAGGCAAAGTAGCGGTACACCTTCCAGGTGCGCCCAAAGTCGGCTGAGCGCTCCACCAGCATGGCCGCGGGGCGGAAGGTCTGCAGGATACACAGATGGGATAGGGACCAGacccacagcccctccagaTCCAttctgtcccatcccatcccatccaatcccatcccatcccaggcATCCGTGTGCCAGGACCCACTTTAAACTTCATGATGAGGTGGGTGAAGTGGAACTCGCCCTCCAGGTCCAGGCGGATGCTGACATGCTCCACACctgggagacagagagagatagagatggctgaggctggggaaGACCCCCAGGGCcatgcagccccacagcacatGCATATGGGGCAACCCCACTGCCACCCTGACCTCACCATTCTCTGACTGCCACCAGGTCCGTTTGTCATGGGGGCTGCTCAGGTAAATTACATTCTCAATGCGGTGGCTCTCAGGCAGGGATGGGTCACGTGAGTCACAGGTGAAACATTTCTCCGAGTCCTGTGCCAGGGAGTGGCACCATCAGGAATGGGTGACTGGAAGCTGCACCAGTGCCTGGCTGTGTGGGTCTATGCCGGAGCTGTTCTGGTGCTGGGTGGGCTCACCTGGAGGTGGCTGACGATGCAGTACTCCTGGGGCCCATCCAGCCCACAggtggaggtggcactcaggtgGGTGGCTCGCCCCACCAGCAGGTTCCCAGTGGCTGGGTAGCAGCTGCCACGGGCGCAGCCGTGGCTCAGGTcaggctcctgccagcccccagccaccAGTCCCCTGACTGCAGAGAGCATgagggcacaggctgggggctgtgctggggtgccTGgacaccccctgctcccccatgcacccaccccacccccagccgtcccatcccatcccatccctgcatcctGACCCACTGATGCAGCATGAAGCTCCATGATCCGGaaaggtgctggcagcagccccgcAGCCTCGTGAccaggggcagggagcagggtgaGTGGGGGGCTGGGCTGCCCGTGCTTCTGGGGGCCCGGGCAGCCCTAGGGTGCTGAGAAGTGCCTCGGGGAGTCAGAAGCCAGGTCAGGCGCTTGCTAATCCCGACAGGGCTTAGTGCAGCCTGGATTCCCCGCTGGATTTTGTGGCAGTcaggctgtgggtgctgccaggcagggagcatCGCCATTGCCACCCCTCCGCTGCCCAGCACTCTCCACCCAGACTGGAGTTCCTgaaccagcacagctcccagcactgtgggTATGCAGGGTACCCCTAAGGCCAATTCTTACCCAGGAGGAAAGCAAGCGTCAAGAGGTCCATGGGCAACCACGGGATCTGCCTGGTGGAACATGGAGATGGCACTGCGATAGGGCGCAGGGTATGGCACGGGGTGCAGATCAGCTGGTGCCTGTCCTCTCCTGGCTCTAGCACGACTGTGCAGTCCAGGATGCACCCCCCCCCACCGGCATGACGGTGCTTTCCAGGGACAACATGAGGAATCAGGGTCATTTGGGGCAGTTGGGTCTGAAAGGCCTTCGGGATGACATGCAGTGTCCACCTGAGTAGCTGTGGGGGACTGTCACACATCCAGGCACACAGCCATGCTCTGCCCCACCAGAGCTGGCACAAACTGTGCCATGCCCCACCCTGCCTGGCTCAGAAAGCATCTATCCTTTTGAGAGTCACTAGTGTCCCTGGGGGGTACCAGCACCGGGCCAAGGCCAGCTTGGGAGGGGAGCCAAGAACGCTGGAGCCGGCTGGGCAAGGGCGTCCCTGACTCTGGCCAGGGTCCCACTGTAAATTTAGGTTGGAGCTGtcttttgtgtttccttctctCCCGGTACTTCCCGCTCCCAGCCTCACAAGTGCTGGATCAAAGCCTGGTCTCGGCTCTGCCCAAACACATCTCTCCTGTCCCCCGCAcggagccagcccagggcaagGGGGCTCGGGGCAGCGGGGGGAGCCGCGGCTCCGTTCTGGCACCCGCCCCGCTCGAAGCCATGCCAGGGCGATAGGCAAGGTGGTGCAGAGCCACGTGCTGGCACGAGGGTCCCAGAGCCCCGCGAACCCCGTGTACCTGGCGTCCTGCGGCGTCCGGTGGGACCAAGGCCAGGGGCGAGGGCGGCGTGGGACCcgctgcccctgggctgggcgCGCAGAAATGAGCTGGGGCAAGGGCAGCGATGGGATGGAGGCTGGTGGCCCCCCTTCCCCGCGTACGATTCTTATTCAAATGGGCTGCCCGCTGAAAGGGACGGCGGTCTCCAGGCTACGGGAATGTCACTGCCGATTCCTTCTGCCTGGAggcccccgccgcccgcccgcccgcggaGGCCAGGCCGGCCAGGCGTCGGCAGCCCGGGCACGCCCCAGCCCCCAGGCGGCACGGTGGGCCCCGCCGGCGAACAAAAGGGCGCCTCGTGGGCTGGCGAGCCAGAGGCACCGCGTTCCCTGGGCTCCCGGCACGGCGCGGCAGGAACGTGCCTGACGCCGCTGGCAGTGAGGCGTGGGGGGCAGCGTGGAGGGATGGGTGGGTGCCTGATGCTCCAGGAACCAGCGGGTGCAGCTACACAGGGGTCACTGCATCATTCTTCGCCTCAGGTGGGGATGGCCCATAGCAAAGGCACCTGCTCGGCTACGCTGTAGGTGGAGCCGTGCAGGGCATCTGCTCTACCAGGAACTCAACCGGGCACGGCTGCGATGCTGCAGGATGGGAACGTCCCTCCCAAGGTACCTGTCCCTCCCCACTGCTACAGCTCCCTGGGCAAAGTCCGGCACACGTCAGCCACAGGAGGCGCATGGCAGGAGTGGGGG
The window above is part of the Serinus canaria isolate serCan28SL12 chromosome 12, serCan2020, whole genome shotgun sequence genome. Proteins encoded here:
- the LOC115483849 gene encoding laminin subunit beta-1-like isoform X2, which produces MELHAASVGQDAGMGWDGTAGGGVGAWGSRGCPGTPAQPPACALMLSAVRGLVAGGWQEPDLSHGCARGSCYPATGNLLVGRATHLSATSTCGLDGPQEYCIVSHLQDSEKCFTCDSRDPSLPESHRIENVIYLSSPHDKRTWWQSENGVEHVSIRLDLEGEFHFTHLIMKFKTFRPAAMLVERSADFGRTWKVYRYFAYNCSKLFPGIPSHPLGLVDEVLCDQRYSEIEPSSHGEVIFKVLDPSIPVADPYSPDIQDLLRVTNLRVNLTKLHTLGDNLLDSRREVLHKYYYAVDELVLRGSCFCHGHAAHCAPAPGAPTPSVPGMIHGRCVCEHHTQGLNCERCEDFYHDLPWRPAKGSSTNACRRCDCNEHSRRCHFDMAVFLATGNTSGAVCDDCQHNTMGRHCHLCKPFYYRHPRSDIRSPTACAPCDCDPAGSLDGGACDGHTDVALGMIAGQCRCKENVAGPRCDRCRHGTYGLSNGDPQGCQPCRCDPRGTVAGSSPCDPISGDCYCKRFVAGRSCSQCVPEFWGLSYDLGGCRPCACDFGGAYNNRCSMEDGACPCRPHIMGRQCDQVQPGFFCAPLDYYTYEAEQATGHGHSHPQLPGAIRVEVPQDCLEYDTREPAGRKGRSRHQHSPLRPPQPPVPSRRGRQQPPKLDVEEVVRDSAGRMVTWTGLGFARVRDGAGLTFRVDNVPYPMDYELLLRYEPESAEDWEAVVSVSSRVLPTSSRCGNLLPSEQMYRESLPHSQRYVLLSRPFCFEPSTPYEVTMRLQRAGVTQRHPGAFILIDSLVLLPRVSELPGFHGAEAAVRQEELERYQCLEVFRMAPPHPLAEACARLVCSVSALMHGGALPCQCDPQGSRSSECQVQGGQCECKPHVIGRRCDHCAPGSFGFGPLGCSPCTCSPEGSVSQLCDKVSGQCQCQAGTVGRQCDQCQPGHWGFPVCRPCQCNGHAEECDPRTGTCLHCRDHTSGRHCERCQDGYYGNPVLGSGQQCRPCPCPGYPGTRHYHGSACHADDETHHIVCLCAPGYAGPRCDRCSPGYFGAPEMEGGECRPCQCNNNIDTSDPEGCDPRTGQCLRCLYHTAGPRCAHCQLGYYGNALQRSCRRCGCDPRGTLASHCTNGTCDCDRGTGACACRPNVVGKSCDRCAPHFWSLGGPRGCEPCGCHPTHALHPACDTVTGQCQCRPGFGGRVCSQCQEHHWGDPEQECRACECEPLGAESPQCEQDNGQCRCRLGFGGLRCDRCQRGYQEPFPQCSPCHPCFERWDLAVGSLREGLQRLGAQVQALREGGSALPLSPRRLWELEEALGHVEQLLGEGHSPGSPLLNGLPRQLGSTRMELDSFGKHLQELEQHLDQLAQADMQHHDRLAELSRELGGLNQTTSHLQILLGTVAAAGFSECYRSILASTEASRQAEVVANGTAGELRRAQVTQRATERVLQQRGDTFRRSTAAARKSLRETQKRVMGLNIARINEKICGAPGDRSCKHASCGGALCRDSAGTRHCGGTGCAGALPVSARALSSAHNASQQLEVALGQLGVVAQKPGAPQMQEVQELARGARSRAEEALGRSQAARSRAEKATAQLRDFIRRIKAFLAEEGADPGSIELVARQVLNISLPSSPGQIQELLWEMRESISQLEGVDAVLNSTAEGLAVARDLLAKGQEARQRAEGIRDELAEIQQALEVARTQAMTAGSTLQSARDAIQVAENRAREAERRLQVLDRKESQAQRRLRGLAQRITTLQEHGRDAHHMAQQAKDGAQRATITSGTLSQDLAQVTQRYVVLKNRVGMLDRVSGGALQRVSQLMAEAQDLLDKASNSKRKLEDLEQRFGTNERMMAAKVTRLQALEQQVTGLLQEIRERANAYATC